A stretch of DNA from Spirosoma endbachense:
AATTTTGTTAATCTATAAATTCGAATAAATGCTGCTAAATATTAAATATAACTGGGCCTGTTTTACACGTGGATCTCATAATCTCGCTGATTTCTCAATAATTACTGGCCTAAACGGTACCGGAAAAACAATGTTATTAGAGAACCTTTTTCAGGGTCCAGAACCAGTACTAGAAATTCTTGATTCAGATGAGAAACAAATAACTAACATTAAGTATATCGCTTTAGCATCTTTGATACCGAGTCTCGATTTATCAAGTACCGACCAATCAGCCCCTCATATAACTAAGCAAAAAAACCCTTTCACTGCTATTTGCTATTATTATAAAAATCACTTAAAAGTTGGCAGCGTACCGATAGGCTTTGAAAAAATTGCCTTAAAACTAAACAAAAATGTATATCAGCTTACTGATGATGAAATAATTCAATATTACCATCTAGATGACGGAATTCCCAATAGCGACCCTTTTTATTTAAAAATAGGCGAGATTGTTGGGTACTATTCTAAAATGGATCATGATAACCGGTTCAAACATTTCCAAGCAAAAGAATATGGAGAGAAAATTGATTTTCTAGACCGAAAATCCTTCAAAGAAAATTATGGTGAGAACCCTAAATATAAATTAAATGAAATATTAAAAAAATGTGGCCTTCCATATGAAATTATTATTTCCAGTCAGAACTTAAATCAATATCATGCTGTGCACTTTCGTCATCTCCAAACAAAGGAAATTGTTGGTAATATTAAAATGTCTTCTGGCGAAAAAGTGCTGGTAGCACTCGCATTAGCGCTCTTTAATATAGAACTAGGCAATTCTTCTACAATAGATTTGCTTTTGCTAGATGAACCAGATGCGTCTTTACATCCGTCGATGATTAAAAAGTTACTTTATACGATTGATGAAGTATTCATCAAAAATGGAGTAAAAGTTATTATGACGACACATTCCCCTTCAACTATTGCCTTAGCTCCTGAAACTGCTGGGGTTTATTTACTAGAAAAAGAACCAACTACTATAACTAAGCTTTCCCCAGACGAAGCGATTAGCAGACTAACCGTTGGAATACCAACTTTAAGTGTACGAATAGAGAACCGAAGAATAGTATTTGTAGAAAGCAAGTATGATGCTAAGAACCTTGATTATTTATTTACGAAACTAAAAGTCACACTTGGAACCGAATTCTCGTTAAATTTTATTCCATCAGATATAACTGGAGATGGATCATGCGAAAAAGTTATTGATTTACTGAACAAGTTAAAAACAGCGCCTTCCATTTATGGTGTAATTGATCATGATAACACCAACAAGTCACAGGGTAACCTGCTTGTTTTAGGAGAAGGAAACAGAAATGGCATAGAAAATTACTTACTGGATCCTGTAGTTTTAGGCGCTTATCTTACTCAGGAACGAATTCTATCAAAAAGTGAAGTTGGTTTAAGTGACTATGAAACCCATTTGGCAATAGAAGGATTTGATAACAATCGTTTACAATCATTTAGCGATAGAATAGTTGATATTATTTTTGCCTATGAGGTAAATAAGGCATTGTTGCCAACGATAAAAAGTTGCTATGCGAATGGTCACGAAATAACCCTACCTGAATGGTTTGCAATAGTAGACGATCATGAATTGAAAGAATTTGTGTTAAAACGTTTTGACAAATTAAACTCCTTAAAAAATGCTAATAAATTAAGTGATGATATACTTTCAAAAACTATTAGTGATATGCCTGGATTAATTCCTCTTGATATTATTAACACAATGAAAAAATTAATTGAGCCAAATTAAAGGCTTGTGATTAAGGCACATGACCTAACCTAAAGCTCAATTTATTAATCATACAATTCTTGGCAAGGATTTTATCAATTGTATTTCTTTCACTTAGCTCCAGATCGCTGGAAAGTCCGTTGTATCCATGCCTTCAAACAGCATGCCATGTTTACGCAGATAGGTATACGTCTGATCGGGCGTAGAGTGCTGGCAGTGGCGTTGCACTCGAAGAATATCCTTGGTTGTTTTATAGAGCGTCACCGCATCGGTGGGCTTCCAGGTTTAGTCTAGCTAACTCTGTGACTATAGTAAGCGTCTTTTGATCGGGTTCACCTTCGTAATATTTTTCCAGTACCTGTTGAAAGACGGGATCTGCTCCCTCAATCAAACTAAACAGGGTCATACTAGACCGTAATTTCAAATCATCAGGGCTGCCCATGATCTGACTAGCCGTTCTCCCTTCAACTGCCAATAACGCTCGGACAATCTCAACAAGCCGACTCCCAAGAAGGGGATGTTGCAGGTAGGCCGTGGCTTCAGCGAGATCCTTAATAGCGTAAAATTTGGCGGTTTCACTCAAGCCTAGCCCAGCAATCTGGGGGAAGATAAACCACATCCAATGGCTTTGTTTTCGGCCATTCTTAATTTCGACAAATGCCCTGGCGTAGTCGCGCTCCTGGGCGTTAAGAAATCGCTTTAGGTCACCATGTACCTCCATAGTAATTACCATTTTCTATATCATTACTAACTAAAAAGCGAGTATTTTGCTTTTAAAAGCCTCTGGCCGGGAAAGAAAAATGAATCTGACTAGCTCCTGTGTCTTGTCTGCCAATAATCTGGAGCTACAGTATATGCAGATCCGTCAGTATCTCAATGAATCCGTGCGGTTTCTGGGTCTGGCAGCTTATCAGGCAAGTATGGCCTCCTCCATCGAGAACGGCATGAAAATCGTTGCCTCCTGGCTGAAGGTGGAGTGCTTAAACAATTAATTGCAGCTTAAAGTGCATTTATGTGTTCTCAAACTAACTAATTAAATCGGTCAGCTTGCAGAGGTTTTATCGCCGCAGAAGAGAAAGTAGCAAAAAAGTTACCTGAACACTTGACAACTAGGTAACTTTTTTGCTACCTTTGCGATCTGATAACGAACACTTAAAAACTATGCAATCAAAATTAAAGGAAAGTCATAATAGCATCTTATATGTATACGTTATATATTTATTATATACAAACGACATTACTTACGTTCCCTCATCCTCACTGAATGCCGATCATCCCTCTCCCTAATTTTTTTTTGCTACGGTAGCTAAATTGCTACTAAAACAATTGCTATGATGTTACCTTTTCGTTAACATTTGCGGTTTATATCAAACTAAGAAAAAATATGACCGCACAAGAGTTAATCAGGAAAGCAGAGGATAATGGATGGAGAGAAGTAAGGCGAGTTGGAAGCCACCGAATATTCAAGAAAGAAGGGAAAGTACTGATTTTATCAGTACCGGATCATGGTCATAAGGACCTGAAACCTGGTCTTTTGGGTAAGCTGCTAAAAATCATCCACTCGTAAATCTCTTACTTACATTCCACTGCCATTAAACTTTCCTTACCGATTACAATCAATTCTGTGTCGGTGCGTATATCATTCCAAACTATAAATTGAATTTTCAATCATGATCGCCGAACCAAACATACAAACAATGCAATTGGCAATTGTCCTCGAAAAAGATGACACTGATGAAATTGCAGGCAGTGTAGAAACGGATAGTTTTTTACTAAGTACTGTAGGTCATTCTACGGCTGAAGTTACAGAGAATTTACGCCTGTTAATTACAGACTTTCTGGAACATGAGGGTAGAGAACTGGACGAATGGAGATATACTTCGATAGAAAACATCCGATTTACTTATGAATACGAACTGCCGATTGTCATTGAACGAGACGACAGTAACGAAATTGCAGGCAGTATTCAAACAGATGGCTTTTTCTTAAGCACTGTAGCTCATACTACAGATGATGTTACAGAGAACTTACGCATGTTAATTTCAGACTTTCTGGAACACGAGGGTAGAGAACTGGACGAATGGAAATATGCTTCAATAGAAAACATCCGATTTACCTATGAATACGACGTAACAGCTCTTTTTGATGTCTTCGATGTTCTTAAAATAAACTCTATCGCAGAGTTGGCCGGACTTAACAAATCGCTCCTGCGACAATATGCTTCCGGTGTTAAAAACCCGTCAGAAGATCAAGCTAAGAAAATAGAAGCTGCTGTTCATGATCTAGGCAAGCGTTTGTTACAAGTGACTGTTGCTTAGTAAAGCAAGTCCATCCTTTCAAACATAAGTACTCCTAAATATAATTTAGGAGTACTTATGTTTGAACTATTCTTTTCCCACACCATGAGCGATGAGATAGTTATAGAACCGGATAGCGAGGATAATTCCGGCAAGAAAGCACTACCCGAAAAGGTAAGCTTGGAGCAGTATAAAGCATGGCTTTATTTGATGAAGCAAACTAGAGATACTGACATTAAATTATATGATAACAACAAAATATTTATTTTAAATGATATAACAGATTTAGACGCCAGAATTGCTGAAAAATTAAGGTTGACAGACAACCTAACATTAACGGTTAAAATTGTCGTTTCGCTTTCTAATAAGGAAGTAAAAAGTTTTGGTACTTGGGAAGCGTTTAAAACGCATAATTGGCAAAGTATCAATTCTCAAGTGGAATCAATGGTCCTTGACTGGGACTTTTCCGTTCTAATACCGCAGCAAAAGACACTTCCTCAGACTCATACGTTAAAGATTCGAATTGGAAGCGAGCTTCGTCCCAGCGAGTTTTTTCACGTTGTAATGAATGGAGGAGAAGATTTTGAAATTTCAGAAGTAACCTCTCAAATGATATGTAAGGTTGACTTCATTAATAGTGTGTTAGCAAGCGAATATCTGAATTTAGTTTCTGATTGGTATGAAGGGCTCTCTAAAAATGAGCCTACCAGTTCATTAGTTACCTTTTTTAAAAATAACAGGCGCAGGATACGCTCTGGTATTACGGTCTTGGCATTAGTAACAGGGGTTATAATTTTAAATATTGGCTTTAAAGCAGCGATTAATTATCTAGGATCCCAAAGTATTTCGCAAGTATCAAAGTGGTTTTTTGCCTTCTTAACTAGTTCAGTTCCATTTTTATATATAGCCTATTTAATTGGAGATTATTATACAGACTCTATCAACGATATTGTTTTCAAATTTAAAGAAAGTCCTATTTTTAGAATAACCCGTGGAGATATAAGTAAAGTAGCTGAATATAAGGCAGCTAACAATAAATTCATAATAGATATTCGAAATAAGCTTATTGTTTCATTAATAGCTAGCGGGATTATTCTTTTCTTTGGAACCTTCATACCAGATCTAATTAAAAAGGTAGTAAGCTTCTGGCTACATTAATTACAAAAATGCGAACAATCTCTTCAGGTTGCTGGAAAATTGGCTATATTAAAACAACCAAAGAGCATCCTCAATTTATGTAGATAATTAGAATGTTGGAAACCGGTGAATTTTATCATCGTCAGCCAGACGAATGCCTAGATCACGCAAATACTCGATTGTCTGTTTGATATCCGAGTGGCGGGCCTGCTGGCGGATCAGATCGATGTCTTTGGTGGCATTCCAGAGAGCGATCGCACCGGTATGTTTCCAGGAATACATATCGTGTCCCGAGCCAACCAGGTTCATTTTCTCCAACACCTTGATGTGCCGCCTGTAAAAGTATTTATTGCCCACCATGGTCGGACCCGGCTGGCCACCGGCTGAAAAGACATAGTAATGCCCAGGATAGTCCCGGATCTTTTGCTCCTGTATCAACAGCTCCAGTGGCAACGGAATATCCACATACTCCCCCTCATTGGTTTTGGCCGAGTTGCCCGTCACGTATATAATCTTGGTTCGCACATCACGCACCCTTAGCCGGCGCAGCTCCTCATGGGGCCGCATCAGCGTGTAGTACATCCACCTACAAAAGGTGAGCAGGTAATGCTGATCCGTCTGCTCGCAGAGCTCTCGATACTCTTTTTGCTGAATAGTTGAGTAGGACTGGTGCTTGTTCTGCACCTGGGGCAATTTGCTGATATCCTCGAAGGGGTTGCCCAGCTTTTTGAGCTTACGAGTGCGATCCAGATCGATGAAGTAATTAAAAAAGGTACAGACAAAGCCCTTGGTATTATTGCGGGTTCGGTTGGACAGTCCCTTGATGGTGATCAGCTCTGTTAAGAATTCGCGGGCATCGATGTCCGAAAATTCGCCCAGGCGCAGGTTGGGCCGATCGGTGCGTTCCAGATACTCCAGCAGAGCCATTACAGCGGTTCGATAGGACTTCAGCGTATTGGTGCTGTGTGCCTTGGCCGTAAAGCGAATGTAGATATCAACAGCCTGGTGAATGGGCAGACTCGGTGAGATGACAGGCTCGACATCGACTTTAAGCTTAGCGATCACCTGGGGCTTGAAATCTTTGGGCTTTCTGCCGACAAAGTGTTTGCCGTCAAGCAGGGGTTTGAGCTCCTGCATCACGGACTTGGCATCCTCGAGCCGGGCCTCGACGGTATCCCCTTTGAGGATGATTCGCTTTCGGATGATAGTGTTTTTATCAAAGCTCCAGATGCCGTAAACCACGCACCATTGCTTCGACAAATCGTTGTCTTTAGGCCTGGAAATTTTGGCCGCTTTCCAGGGCAGATCACCCTGCTCAAAACCGCTATTCATGGTTTTGTCCAACTTTTTTTGCCATTGCTTTGCCATTTTTGACTTTTTTGCCACAAAAAAGCCCGTAAATCATTGACTTACAGGCTTTTAAGAGGTGGAGACGGAGAGATTCGAACTCTCGTCCAGTCAAGGAAACCAACGTGCTTTCTACATGCTTAGGTACCCTTAGAATTGTCGGGAATCAGCCCGGTGTGTACCAGACCAAGCCTCATCCGTAGGTGCTTGTGTCTTACTCGGCCGTTAACACCATAAACCGAGCCAGCGCTGCGAGTCGATGCCTCCTGATCCAGCCAGCAGCACGTAGGCCGGGGAGACAATGGCTATTGCTTAATCCTCCGGATTAGGCAGCCATGGCGTAGTTATATTCGCCAGTTATTCTTGTGACGATTTGTTTGGGTCGGGAACTATCGACAACTCCCGGCATGCTTACCCGCGACCTCAGCAAGCTGTCAATTCCGGTCGTCCCCAAATGACTCCCGCTATGGGCGTGTATCAGTAAACCACCCTATAGGCAATTTAGTTCTGGCTCCGATACAATAATCTATAGCTTTTATGCTAACTTTATTAAACTAATTCGCCTTTAGTTAGTTATGCCGCTACCCGACTTCCTCTTCCTATCCGTATGTACAAATTCTAATGACTACCACCCCCTTCGAAACGAACCTTTATCAGCATCTGACCCCGTTTTTTGCGGAGCATGCGTATGCGTTGTTGCCTGAAAAAAAACAGTATCGCCGAACAACAGCCATTGGGTTTCAGAACGTCCTTTTGTCGCCATCGTTCTATGGTGAAGAAACTATGCTGGAGGTTAATTTTGGGTGTCGAAATGACCAGGTTGAGCAGATAGCCCAGCAGTTTCTAAATAACCTGCCCGATTACCGGCCCGATGCCAATACGCTCATCGTTTCTATTGGTAAGTTTAACGGATTTCAGTATTTCCGCTACAAAGTCCATTCCGATGAGGAACTAGTCGATATCTGTGATCAGATCGAGCAGTTTTTCGCCACAAAGGGTTTTAATTTCCTGGATAATGCCTGCACGCTTTCTACCCTTGATCGGTTGCTGAACGAACACCCCAGCCAGCCCTGTCAATATGTTTATAATCAGGCGCACCGATGCTATAAAGGCCTGATTGCTGCCCAACTCAATCATAATCCTCACTTTGACGGACTTATTGACAGTTACCGGCATCTGCTCATCCGCCAGACGCAGAACCCCTATGAGCAACTACACTTTGAGCGCCTGATTTCTTATTTACAGCATTATTCGGCCAATTAAAGCGGTAGAAATTCCTTTATCTTACAGCTTCACAAACGCAGCAATGGCCATAGCCAGGCCCGGAGTAAGAGGTAGATCTGGATCAGTGTATGTTTTCAGATTAGCCATCTGGTCATCACCAGCAATGTCTTTTAAGGTATGGGTCATCTGATCGAACAGGACTAGTTTATCAGTTGGCCGGGCTGCTTTCAACTTTTCGGCATCGTCTACTTTCACCTGCAAATCGCGTTTACCCTGAATAATCAGAACGGGTATCGCCAACGCTTTGAGCTGCTCTGCCGGGTCGTATTTCATCCAGGAGATCATATAGGGTTGTACGCTGGGGCGAAACATTTGCCTGACTGCGGGAATATTGGTTGGTAGCGTCGACAGTGTGAAGCCCGCCTTTAGCGAATCAAGCGCCTTAAATGTCTGCTCCTTATCAACAGCAGCCAATTGCATACCCAATTGTGTTTTCAGCTTGGCTGCAATATTATCGCCCGATCCGGCCACCGATATAAACGCATCGGCATTTGCCCTTTTTGCCGCGACCATGCCAATTAAGGAACCTTCGCTATGTCCCAGCACGACTACTTTGGAGAATCGTTTATCCGACTTCAATTGCTGTAGAAAACCCACGGCATCTGTGATGTACGTATCAAAGCGCAAATCCTCTTCTTTGGCCGTTAAGAGGATACTCTTGCCTGAAAAACGCTTATCGTACCGTGCTACAGCAATTCCTTTTCTCACCAGACTATCACTAAGCAATCTGTATGTCCCTGCTTTCATCGTCCCCAGATTGGCGATCGGTGCGGGACTGTTACCGTCTCGATCCGTCGGTCCCGAACCGGCAATGATCAATACAACTGGTATTGGCCCCTTCAGGTTAGCTGGAAGTGCTAGTGTACCTCCAAGTGTGAATGCATCTGCTTTGAGTTGAATTGGTTCTTCGGATTGAGCCAGTACACGCAGGGCTGTAAGAATCAGAAAAATGGTGGAAAGCAATAAACGATACATTGATCCAGAAATTAGTATGACTGATTAATTAAGCTGGCGAGTCTTTTCCTGCCGAAAGTAGATGTAGGAATACACGACGGGAATAAGTAGCGTAATCATCATAATACCAACCACTACGCCTGCTGTATAGGGCATTGGCACAACGATAGCCATCAGGGCGCTTAATAAGCCACCAGCAACCATCAGTCGTCCACCCATCTGGTGCGTTTTTCGCCAAACAATTTCATTGCCAAGCGTCCAGGGGGTACGAATACCAACAAGCCAATTGGGCTTGATCGTGGTCAGGTAGTTTCCTATGCCAGCCAGCATCAGACTAATCAGGGCAAGCAATAAACTCACCAGCATTTTCTGGTTAGTCTGGTGCCCGGCCATATACCACAGCCAACCCGTAATGACGGCCATCGTCAGGGTGATGACTAGCCGGATTTTTTGAAAGTTAGACGACTGACGTTGCCTTTTAGGATCGATCGCTGGTAAAAAGCGTAATAAAAGATAGAGCAATAAAGACATCCCGCCCATCAGTAAAGCAGCCGTTTCTTTCCGCACCCAGTCGTCAGGCTTTCCGAGCAGGTCATAATGAATGGCGATTTCAGCCGGTAATTGATTCCAGATGATCCCCAGATAGATAAAGGGAGTTATCAGCAATAGAATCAGAACAATCTCAGCTACTGTGGAATTTGGTTTCATGATTGATAAGGGAGTTTAACGAATCTGTTCAGGTGCTTGCTCAGTTGCATTGGTAGCGGTAGCCGGGGTTTCGTTTTTTTGAAAACTCATGAGCCACGCCAACAAATCATCCAATACGGTCGTGTTCAGCGAATACGTAATAAACTGCCCCTGCTTTACGGATTCGACGAGGCCAGCCTGACGTAACAAGTCGAGGTGATGCGAAATGCTGGGCTTTGTCATATCGAACCGCTCGGCAATTTCACCTGCGTTAAGATCACCTTCGCGTAGGAGATCCAGTATCTGTCGGCGGGTTGGGTCATTTAAGGCTTTAAACAGGTTATTCATCAGCAGAAACTTAAATAGTTAGGCAAATATCTAATTATTTATTTAGACAACCATCTAATTACAAAAAAATGAGCAGAAATGATGATGAACGGTATTTGTAAAGGATGGAAGGCAGTTTGAGCTCCGTTACTTCTTAATTACGCTGATATTGCCGCTTCCTTCGATGTAGCATGCTTTCACAGCGGACACTTCATCGACGCCCTGTTCCCGAAGCATACCCGTTAACTCTTCGGCTGAGATGAGCTCTTTCTTCATGTTTTGCCGTAACATAACGCCATCTTTAATCAACAAAACAGGATCAGGCTCCCCGATCTTGCTGAAGAATATCGACCTGTATCCCAGCCAGTTGATGGCATAATCCCAGAAAACAAGCGTACCGACCAGTACAAACCCTTCTGTTACGGAATTGTACTCGCCCGCCATGGCATTCTGCGCAGCATCTGAAATAAGTGTGATTAACAGTAAATCGCTGATACCCAGTTGACCGGCACCCCGCCTGAAAAACCGGATGTAGAGAAAGCAGAACCAGTACGTGAGTGTTCCGCGCAACAGGATCTCCCAGAGCGACAAACCAGGAACAAACATCTTTTCCCAGTCAATAGTCCGTACCAAAATCATGTTCATAACCTTGAGTAGTAAAATAGAATGAACCCATAGCCACCAAGGAATTTCGCTTGGAGCCACGGTTGGCCGTTGCCGTACCACGGTTTTATGCGCATCATTAGAAACCGTGGCTCCAAGCACAAAGGCCACAGCGTTTGTTAGATAACTACGCTGTGGCCTTTGTGGCGATGGGGTCAGGTAGTTTATAACTAGGGCAGCGCGAACGCTACATACTGGTTTCCTTTTTTTGCCCCAAGTTTAGCACCTCCACAGGCAATTACTACATATTGTTTTCCGTCTACCTGATATGTAGCGGGCGTAGCGAATCCCGCAGCCGGCAGATCGGTTTCCCAGAGTAATTTGCCGGTTTTCTTATCAAAAGCCCGGAATTTCTCGTCTTTTGTAGCCGCAATAAATAACAGCCCACTTGCCGTTATAACCGGGCCCCCATAGTTCTCCGTACCCGAATTACGAATCCCTTTGGCTTTTAAGTCTTTGTCCTCCCCTAGCGGAATTTTCCAAACATATTCTCCTGTGTTGAGATTGATGGCGTTAAGCGTGCCCCAGGGCGGTGCAATAGCCGGATAACCCTTGCTATCCTGAAACTTGTTATAACCTGTGATTTTATACGGCAGATAGGGCTGCTTTACTTTCGACATGGCAGCCGAACTACCAACCTCCTGCTTTTCATCGCCGAACAAAAACGCCAGTAATGCCTGCTTTTCCTCCGCCGATAGTGCCGTAAACCCAGGCATCATCCCTTTGCCATTGCTCACAATCTGTGTTACATAAGGCCGGTCGCGTCGCTGGCCAATATCAATCAGCGACGGATAGCCGCTACGGGCATTGCCTTTCCGTTCGGGACCGTGACAACTGATGCAGTTTTGGGTATATACCCGCTGGCCGGGGCTAAGGTGCGCCAGTTCATCGTTCTTGGGTGTATCAATCATTTTGAAAATCCACGGAACATCGTTGGCATTTACATACAGAATACCATCTGGATCAGCCGCTGCCCCGCCCCATTCGGCACCGCCATCGGTGCCCGGAAACATCAGGCTGCCTCGCTTACTAATCGGTTCAAAAAAGCGCTTACCCACCGACCGAAAAACGGTCAACAGCGAATCGCGGTCGCCCGAATGCGGATTTATATCGGCTTCGGTCATGGTCTGCCGCGCAAACGGAGCTGGCTTTTGCGGAACGGGCTGGGTCGGCCAGGTCATTTCGCCAGGAATATCCGATTTGGGTACAGGAACCTCCTTTATCGGAAACAGTGGCTTACCGGTAACCCGGTCAAAAACGTAAACAAAACCGGCCTTGGTAACCTGTGCAACGGCGTCTATTTTCCTGCCATTTTGTGTTACCGTAATCAAGTTGGGTGGAGCCGGAAAATCGCGGTCCCAAACATCATGATGAACGGCCTGGAAATGCCAGAGTCGTTTACCTGTTTTGGCGTCAAGTGCCAGCAAACAGTTGGCAAACAGATTCGGGCCCAGTCGATTTCCGCCATAAAAATCGTATGAAGCCGATCCGGTTGGTACGTACAGGATTCCCCGGCGACGGTCAACGGCCATCCCCGACCAGTTGTTTGCCGCACCAATATCAGGGTTTCTATAGGCTTCCTTAGGCCACGTATTGTAGCCATATTCGCCAGGGTACGGAATGGTGCGGAAAGTCCAGGTTAGTTTGCCCGTCCGAACGTTAAAGGCCCGAATATAACCCGGTGCACCGCCAACCTCTTCGGCAACCCGAACCGGCATAACAATCAGATCTCCGAAAAGTGTACCCGGTGTATTGGAGATCACGAACTTATCTTTGGCAGCTTCTCCCAGGCCTTCGTGGAGGTCGGCATGACCATTATCGCCAAAGCTCGGAATGATCTTTCCAGTTCGGGCGTCGAGTGCATACAGCAACGGTCCAACCGTATAGAGAATGCGTTTCTCATCACCCGACTGCCAGTACGTAACCCCCCGACAGGTGCTATACCAGGTTTTAAGCGGGTCACCAGCTTTCCATAATTCGTTGCCGGTTGCCGCATCGAGCGCAAAAACCTGAACCGTAGGCGTAACGCCATATAAAACCCCATCAACGATAATCGGATTCGTCTGAATCTGGCCACTATCCCTGGCCGCATAGGTCCAGGCTACTTTCAGCTTTGTAACGTTGTCGGGGGTAATCTGGCTGAGAGCCGAGTAATGATTTCGATCAGGTCCGCCGAGGTATTCGCTCCAGTTTGTATTATCGTTGGGTTTATCGTCGGTCAGGTTCTGCGTAAAATGGGACCAGCCAAACGCAAGTGCAGCCAGTGCACCAAGAGGCAAAAGCAGTCGTTTCATGTAGGAGTAGGAGTAGTTCAGCAAAGCTACATCAAAACGTAAACT
This window harbors:
- a CDS encoding AAA family ATPase, giving the protein MLLNIKYNWACFTRGSHNLADFSIITGLNGTGKTMLLENLFQGPEPVLEILDSDEKQITNIKYIALASLIPSLDLSSTDQSAPHITKQKNPFTAICYYYKNHLKVGSVPIGFEKIALKLNKNVYQLTDDEIIQYYHLDDGIPNSDPFYLKIGEIVGYYSKMDHDNRFKHFQAKEYGEKIDFLDRKSFKENYGENPKYKLNEILKKCGLPYEIIISSQNLNQYHAVHFRHLQTKEIVGNIKMSSGEKVLVALALALFNIELGNSSTIDLLLLDEPDASLHPSMIKKLLYTIDEVFIKNGVKVIMTTHSPSTIALAPETAGVYLLEKEPTTITKLSPDEAISRLTVGIPTLSVRIENRRIVFVESKYDAKNLDYLFTKLKVTLGTEFSLNFIPSDITGDGSCEKVIDLLNKLKTAPSIYGVIDHDNTNKSQGNLLVLGEGNRNGIENYLLDPVVLGAYLTQERILSKSEVGLSDYETHLAIEGFDNNRLQSFSDRIVDIIFAYEVNKALLPTIKSCYANGHEITLPEWFAIVDDHELKEFVLKRFDKLNSLKNANKLSDDILSKTISDMPGLIPLDIINTMKKLIEPN
- a CDS encoding DUF1810 domain-containing protein, with translation MVITMEVHGDLKRFLNAQERDYARAFVEIKNGRKQSHWMWFIFPQIAGLGLSETAKFYAIKDLAEATAYLQHPLLGSRLVEIVRALLAVEGRTASQIMGSPDDLKLRSSMTLFSLIEGADPVFQQVLEKYYEGEPDQKTLTIVTELARLNLEAHRCGDAL
- a CDS encoding type II toxin-antitoxin system HicA family toxin, with the translated sequence MTAQELIRKAEDNGWREVRRVGSHRIFKKEGKVLILSVPDHGHKDLKPGLLGKLLKIIHS
- a CDS encoding tyrosine-type recombinase/integrase; the encoded protein is MNSGFEQGDLPWKAAKISRPKDNDLSKQWCVVYGIWSFDKNTIIRKRIILKGDTVEARLEDAKSVMQELKPLLDGKHFVGRKPKDFKPQVIAKLKVDVEPVISPSLPIHQAVDIYIRFTAKAHSTNTLKSYRTAVMALLEYLERTDRPNLRLGEFSDIDAREFLTELITIKGLSNRTRNNTKGFVCTFFNYFIDLDRTRKLKKLGNPFEDISKLPQVQNKHQSYSTIQQKEYRELCEQTDQHYLLTFCRWMYYTLMRPHEELRRLRVRDVRTKIIYVTGNSAKTNEGEYVDIPLPLELLIQEQKIRDYPGHYYVFSAGGQPGPTMVGNKYFYRRHIKVLEKMNLVGSGHDMYSWKHTGAIALWNATKDIDLIRQQARHSDIKQTIEYLRDLGIRLADDDKIHRFPTF
- a CDS encoding alpha/beta hydrolase, whose translation is MYRLLLSTIFLILTALRVLAQSEEPIQLKADAFTLGGTLALPANLKGPIPVVLIIAGSGPTDRDGNSPAPIANLGTMKAGTYRLLSDSLVRKGIAVARYDKRFSGKSILLTAKEEDLRFDTYITDAVGFLQQLKSDKRFSKVVVLGHSEGSLIGMVAAKRANADAFISVAGSGDNIAAKLKTQLGMQLAAVDKEQTFKALDSLKAGFTLSTLPTNIPAVRQMFRPSVQPYMISWMKYDPAEQLKALAIPVLIIQGKRDLQVKVDDAEKLKAARPTDKLVLFDQMTHTLKDIAGDDQMANLKTYTDPDLPLTPGLAMAIAAFVKL
- a CDS encoding SdpI family protein codes for the protein MKPNSTVAEIVLILLLITPFIYLGIIWNQLPAEIAIHYDLLGKPDDWVRKETAALLMGGMSLLLYLLLRFLPAIDPKRQRQSSNFQKIRLVITLTMAVITGWLWYMAGHQTNQKMLVSLLLALISLMLAGIGNYLTTIKPNWLVGIRTPWTLGNEIVWRKTHQMGGRLMVAGGLLSALMAIVVPMPYTAGVVVGIMMITLLIPVVYSYIYFRQEKTRQLN
- a CDS encoding autorepressor SdpR family transcription factor encodes the protein MNNLFKALNDPTRRQILDLLREGDLNAGEIAERFDMTKPSISHHLDLLRQAGLVESVKQGQFITYSLNTTVLDDLLAWLMSFQKNETPATATNATEQAPEQIR
- a CDS encoding DUF421 domain-containing protein; amino-acid sequence: MNMILVRTIDWEKMFVPGLSLWEILLRGTLTYWFCFLYIRFFRRGAGQLGISDLLLITLISDAAQNAMAGEYNSVTEGFVLVGTLVFWDYAINWLGYRSIFFSKIGEPDPVLLIKDGVMLRQNMKKELISAEELTGMLREQGVDEVSAVKACYIEGSGNISVIKK
- a CDS encoding outer membrane protein assembly factor BamB family protein translates to MKRLLLPLGALAALAFGWSHFTQNLTDDKPNDNTNWSEYLGGPDRNHYSALSQITPDNVTKLKVAWTYAARDSGQIQTNPIIVDGVLYGVTPTVQVFALDAATGNELWKAGDPLKTWYSTCRGVTYWQSGDEKRILYTVGPLLYALDARTGKIIPSFGDNGHADLHEGLGEAAKDKFVISNTPGTLFGDLIVMPVRVAEEVGGAPGYIRAFNVRTGKLTWTFRTIPYPGEYGYNTWPKEAYRNPDIGAANNWSGMAVDRRRGILYVPTGSASYDFYGGNRLGPNLFANCLLALDAKTGKRLWHFQAVHHDVWDRDFPAPPNLITVTQNGRKIDAVAQVTKAGFVYVFDRVTGKPLFPIKEVPVPKSDIPGEMTWPTQPVPQKPAPFARQTMTEADINPHSGDRDSLLTVFRSVGKRFFEPISKRGSLMFPGTDGGAEWGGAAADPDGILYVNANDVPWIFKMIDTPKNDELAHLSPGQRVYTQNCISCHGPERKGNARSGYPSLIDIGQRRDRPYVTQIVSNGKGMMPGFTALSAEEKQALLAFLFGDEKQEVGSSAAMSKVKQPYLPYKITGYNKFQDSKGYPAIAPPWGTLNAINLNTGEYVWKIPLGEDKDLKAKGIRNSGTENYGGPVITASGLLFIAATKDEKFRAFDKKTGKLLWETDLPAAGFATPATYQVDGKQYVVIACGGAKLGAKKGNQYVAFALP